One window from the genome of Pantoea cypripedii encodes:
- the istB gene encoding IS21-like element helper ATPase IstB, giving the protein MNVLNELLQRLKLEHLTDAVDNLLEQSVKEELNARETLTRVLAHEWNGRRHKGLESRLKSARLPWVKTLEQFDFSFQPGIDQKVIRELAGLVFVERDENVILLGPPGVGKTHLAVALAVKAADAGHRVLFMPLDKLMATLVKARQENRLERQLQQLSYVRVLILDEIGYLPMTRDEANLFFRLLNRRYEKASIILTSNKSFTDWGEVFGDHVLATAILDRLLHHSTTVNIKGESYRLKDKRKAGAVPKPAVKEEAEE; this is encoded by the coding sequence ATGAACGTGCTTAACGAGTTGCTGCAGCGGCTGAAGCTGGAGCACCTGACGGACGCGGTGGACAACCTGCTGGAACAGTCAGTAAAGGAAGAACTGAACGCACGGGAGACTCTGACCCGGGTGCTGGCCCACGAGTGGAACGGCAGGCGGCATAAGGGGCTCGAATCGCGGCTGAAGTCGGCACGGCTGCCGTGGGTGAAGACGCTGGAGCAGTTCGACTTCAGCTTCCAGCCGGGTATAGACCAGAAGGTCATCCGTGAGCTGGCGGGTCTGGTGTTCGTTGAGCGTGACGAAAATGTCATCCTGCTGGGGCCACCCGGGGTCGGAAAAACGCACCTTGCCGTGGCGCTGGCAGTAAAAGCTGCCGACGCGGGTCATCGGGTACTGTTCATGCCGCTGGACAAGCTAATGGCGACGCTGGTGAAAGCACGTCAGGAAAACCGTCTGGAGCGTCAGCTGCAGCAGCTGAGCTACGTGCGGGTGCTGATACTGGATGAAATCGGGTACCTGCCGATGACGCGTGACGAAGCGAACCTGTTCTTCCGTCTGCTGAACCGGCGTTACGAGAAAGCGAGCATCATCCTGACGTCCAACAAGAGCTTCACGGACTGGGGCGAGGTGTTCGGAGATCACGTACTGGCAACGGCGATCCTGGACAGGTTGCTGCATCACTCAACCACAGTGAACATCAAAGGGGAAAGTTACCGTCTTAAAGATAAACGTAAGGCTGGTGCAGTACCAAAACCGGCGGTGAAGGAAGAAGCCGAAGAATAG
- a CDS encoding integrase domain-containing protein: MSQTGREMKQLAKQVGGSHKTVHDRIRIADQFSRHLLALNIQVRSVKYLKARHIESYIAARRSQGIAPRTLQNEMAALRSVLHQAGREKLMSSERLTNRALGLGGCSRAGTKLAISSEKYQQIIQKAERLDEGLAAALQLSRLLGLRSQEAVQCSASLKTWQKQLSQGAERLSIVFGTKGGRPRETRILNHQEVSNAVNHALSVARQRNGKLIDKSSLKTAMNFWRAATTRIGLTGSNSPHSLRYAWAQDAIRFYLAQGFSRKEANALTSMDLGHGDGRGRYVERVYGLQGEKS; this comes from the coding sequence ATGAGTCAGACAGGAAGAGAAATGAAGCAACTGGCGAAGCAGGTCGGGGGCAGTCATAAAACGGTGCATGACCGTATTCGGATCGCCGACCAGTTTAGCCGCCATTTGCTGGCACTCAATATTCAGGTACGCAGCGTCAAGTATCTGAAAGCCAGGCATATCGAAAGCTATATCGCCGCACGCCGTTCACAGGGAATCGCTCCGCGTACCCTGCAAAACGAAATGGCCGCATTGCGTTCCGTATTACATCAGGCCGGACGGGAAAAGCTGATGTCCTCTGAAAGACTGACAAACCGGGCATTAGGTCTCGGTGGATGCAGTCGGGCTGGAACGAAATTAGCCATTTCATCAGAAAAATATCAGCAAATTATTCAGAAGGCTGAACGGCTCGATGAAGGATTAGCGGCGGCTTTGCAACTGTCGCGTTTGCTGGGATTACGGTCGCAGGAAGCAGTTCAGTGTTCTGCCTCCCTTAAAACATGGCAGAAGCAACTGAGTCAGGGTGCTGAACGGTTAAGTATCGTTTTCGGCACCAAGGGAGGCAGGCCACGAGAAACACGGATTTTAAATCATCAGGAGGTCAGTAACGCAGTAAACCATGCCCTGAGCGTTGCCCGGCAACGTAACGGCAAACTTATCGATAAAAGCAGCCTGAAAACAGCGATGAATTTCTGGCGCGCTGCAACCACCCGCATTGGTCTGACAGGGTCTAATTCCCCTCACAGCCTGCGTTACGCATGGGCACAAGATGCCATTCGTTTTTATCTGGCTCAGGGCTTCAGTCGCAAAGAAGCCAATGCGCTTACCTCAATGGATTTAGGGCACGGCGATGGCCGGGGCCGCTATGTCGAACGTGTATACGGCCTTCAGGGAGAAAAATCATGA
- a CDS encoding AlpA family transcriptional regulator, protein MSRHTLIRLRDVMAKTGFKRAWIYNLMSRNEFPQSVKLGIRSVAWVESEIDEWIANKINQRDGVQ, encoded by the coding sequence ATGAGCAGACACACTCTTATCCGCCTCAGAGACGTCATGGCTAAAACCGGTTTCAAACGCGCATGGATTTACAACTTGATGAGCAGGAACGAATTTCCTCAATCGGTAAAACTGGGTATCCGCTCTGTCGCCTGGGTTGAAAGCGAAATTGACGAATGGATCGCTAATAAAATCAATCAACGTGACGGGGTGCAATGA
- a CDS encoding helicase RepA family protein: MEQTYMELSTVLPLRKGSDGFDTRQDYLIKGYLPSSSVTSAYGASGSYKSFLAVSWGCHIATGKPWAGKPVTQGAVIYVVGEGGIGVPRRIRAWEETLNGGSPIDSLYRVDCPIFPASPESVQQVIKAANDVKAATGMPVRLIILDTLARCFGGSDENAAKDMGAFIQGCDYIKAATQATVLIIHHSGKDQERGARGSSAFRAALDVEFNVRREGEGGALILSCTKMKDAEEPPRQAYDLFPVDLYIDNDGDQVSSLVLKDEGRPVSEADDDSNPELAGISRLTENHLALWQAIRKRTANGEPCTRALLRDDMRKMGFDVSKKFNRWLEKLVREGLVICDGEHVRPLRQDLKVGD, encoded by the coding sequence ATGGAGCAAACATACATGGAGTTAAGTACCGTGTTGCCACTGCGCAAGGGTTCTGATGGCTTTGATACCCGTCAGGATTATTTGATTAAAGGCTACCTGCCAAGCTCATCTGTCACCAGCGCCTATGGTGCCAGCGGGTCTTATAAATCGTTCCTCGCTGTATCCTGGGGATGCCATATCGCCACCGGGAAACCCTGGGCAGGCAAACCGGTGACGCAAGGCGCGGTGATTTACGTAGTAGGCGAAGGCGGTATCGGTGTTCCCCGCCGTATCCGGGCATGGGAAGAAACGCTGAATGGTGGAAGCCCTATCGATTCGCTGTATCGTGTCGATTGCCCTATCTTCCCGGCCAGCCCGGAGAGCGTGCAGCAGGTGATCAAAGCGGCCAATGACGTGAAAGCAGCGACCGGCATGCCAGTGCGGTTGATTATCCTCGACACCCTCGCCCGCTGCTTTGGTGGTTCTGATGAAAACGCGGCCAAAGATATGGGCGCATTTATTCAGGGCTGTGATTACATCAAGGCAGCAACTCAGGCCACCGTACTGATTATTCATCATTCCGGGAAAGATCAGGAGAGAGGCGCGCGTGGTTCCAGTGCGTTCCGGGCTGCATTAGATGTTGAATTCAATGTGCGTCGGGAGGGTGAAGGCGGTGCGCTGATCCTCAGCTGCACCAAGATGAAGGATGCAGAGGAGCCGCCCCGCCAGGCTTACGATCTTTTCCCTGTAGATCTCTATATCGACAACGATGGCGACCAGGTCAGTTCTCTGGTCCTGAAAGATGAAGGAAGGCCAGTTAGTGAGGCAGATGATGACAGCAATCCAGAATTGGCCGGAATTTCACGTCTGACTGAAAATCATCTGGCGCTCTGGCAAGCGATCCGTAAACGCACGGCCAACGGTGAACCATGCACTCGTGCTTTGCTTCGTGATGATATGAGGAAAATGGGATTCGATGTTTCCAAAAAATTTAACCGCTGGCTGGAAAAACTGGTAAGAGAAGGTCTGGTAATTTGCGACGGTGAACATGTCAGACCACTTCGTCAGGATCTTAAAGTGGGGGATTAA